The following coding sequences lie in one Patescibacteria group bacterium genomic window:
- a CDS encoding type II toxin-antitoxin system RelB/DinJ family antitoxin: MTTLQIRIDEKTKRKAKKTLENLGLDISSGVKLFLEQVITTQSIPFSAVTPVEHKLRYGHIYRKEIDDMLKNGKRYKTVEEAFSDILKEK, from the coding sequence ATGACTACACTACAAATTCGCATCGATGAGAAAACCAAAAGGAAAGCCAAGAAGACACTTGAGAATCTGGGGCTTGATATTTCTTCTGGAGTAAAACTATTTTTGGAACAAGTGATCACAACCCAATCTATTCCCTTTTCAGCGGTGACCCCCGTGGAACACAAGTTGCGGTATGGGCATATTTACAGAAAAGAGATAGATGACATGCTCAAAAATGGCAAGCGCTATAAAACTGTTGAGGAGGCATTCTCCGATATTCTAAAAGAAAAATAA
- the rplF gene encoding 50S ribosomal protein L6, with translation MSRIGKKPITITAGTTATISGNSLTVKGPLGTLTRDFKPTIAVEVVDGTLQFTPKKKDGGTLALWGTYASHAANMIKGVNTLFQKKLIIEGIGFKAEVKGEELVLNLGFSHQVKVKIPKTLTVKSEKGVVSISGINTEEVGQFAAAIRDLKKPEPYKGKGIRYDNEVIRRKQGKKTA, from the coding sequence ATGTCAAGAATCGGAAAAAAACCAATAACCATTACTGCAGGAACAACCGCTACTATTTCCGGTAATTCTTTGACCGTGAAAGGACCACTCGGTACACTCACGAGAGATTTCAAACCAACTATCGCTGTTGAGGTTGTTGATGGCACATTGCAATTTACACCAAAAAAGAAAGATGGTGGAACACTCGCACTTTGGGGAACCTATGCCTCTCACGCGGCCAACATGATCAAGGGCGTCAATACTCTTTTCCAAAAGAAACTTATCATTGAAGGAATTGGTTTTAAAGCAGAAGTGAAGGGCGAAGAGCTTGTCCTTAACCTTGGTTTTTCACATCAAGTTAAAGTAAAAATTCCAAAAACTCTTACGGTAAAATCAGAAAAAGGAGTCGTTTCAATTTCAGGAATTAATACTGAAGAGGTTGGTCAGTTTGCCGCCGCTATCCGAGACTTGAAGAAACCTGAACCGTATAAAGGAAAGGGAATTCGATACGACAATGAAGTTATCCGCAGGAAGCAAGGTAAGAAGACAGCATAA
- the rpsJ gene encoding 30S ribosomal protein S10, whose product MQKLRIRVRAYEHKILDASVKQIIDTALRFDASILGPIPLPTEIKKYTVNRSAFVYKNAREQFEMRVHKRLIDIVNPNAKIIESLTNLSLPSGVNIDVKMI is encoded by the coding sequence GTGCAGAAACTTCGCATTCGAGTTCGAGCCTATGAACATAAAATTCTTGACGCTTCAGTCAAGCAGATTATTGACACCGCGCTCCGATTCGATGCTTCAATCTTGGGTCCGATTCCGCTTCCAACCGAAATTAAAAAATACACGGTCAATCGCTCCGCTTTCGTCTACAAAAACGCACGAGAACAATTTGAGATGCGAGTGCACAAGCGCTTGATCGATATCGTCAACCCAAACGCAAAAATTATTGAATCTCTCACCAATCTTTCTCTGCCAAGTGGCGTAAATATTGATGTGAAGATGATCTAA
- the rpsS gene encoding 30S ribosomal protein S19, whose protein sequence is MTRSVAKGPYVDPRLLKKIAGKRPEQSAPIKTWSRDSQIAPEMVGFKFLVHNGKDHPEVFVTEDMVGHRLGEFSLTRKFIKHGGKMQKDIETKAKEGEVAAAQAAKAAVADKK, encoded by the coding sequence ATGACCCGATCAGTTGCAAAAGGACCATACGTTGACCCGCGTCTTCTCAAAAAGATTGCCGGAAAAAGACCAGAACAATCTGCGCCTATTAAAACGTGGTCACGAGACAGTCAGATCGCTCCTGAAATGGTAGGTTTTAAATTTTTAGTGCACAACGGTAAGGATCACCCAGAAGTTTTTGTAACAGAAGACATGGTAGGACATCGACTAGGTGAATTTTCATTAACTCGCAAGTTTATTAAGCACGGAGGTAAGATGCAGAAAGATATTGAAACCAAAGCCAAAGAAGGTGAGGTTGCTGCCGCTCAAGCCGCTAAAGCTGCCGTTGCTGATAAGAAATAA
- the rplN gene encoding 50S ribosomal protein L14, whose product MIQPRSIVTIADNSGAKVGRIFKVLGGSMKHYAELGEIVVLSVQKAEPRKSVKKKDVLHAVVVRQRKAYRRKDGSYIRFDENAVVILEKGKKEPIAGRVFGPIPREIADAGFQTIASRAPEIV is encoded by the coding sequence ATGATTCAGCCACGATCAATTGTCACCATCGCTGATAACTCCGGAGCAAAAGTCGGAAGAATTTTTAAAGTGCTTGGAGGTTCAATGAAACACTACGCAGAACTCGGCGAGATCGTCGTGCTTTCAGTGCAAAAAGCTGAACCTCGAAAATCTGTCAAGAAGAAAGATGTGCTTCACGCGGTGGTAGTCAGACAGAGAAAAGCCTACCGACGTAAAGACGGTTCATACATCCGTTTTGACGAAAACGCCGTGGTGATTTTGGAAAAAGGAAAGAAAGAGCCGATTGCTGGTCGCGTGTTCGGTCCAATCCCACGTGAAATTGCCGATGCTGGTTTCCAGACTATCGCTTCACGGGCGCCGGAAATAGTCTAA
- the tuf gene encoding elongation factor Tu, translating to MAEFNRSKPHVNVGTIGHVDHGKTTLTAAILNSLHLAGNIVKLKKVDEIDSAPEEKARGITIALSHNEYETANRHYAHIDAPGHADYIKNMITGAAQMDGAILVVAATDGVMPQTREHVLLAKQVGVPKIIIFLNKVDMVEDKDLVDLVEEEVRELLTKQGFDGKGAPVIRGSALKALEATDVNNEWVKKILELTAALDTYIPVPVRDTDKPFLMPIEDIFSIEGRGTVVTGRIERGIIKVGEEVEIVGIKPTAKTTVTGIEMFNKSLSEGMAGDNAGILLRGTKKEDVHRGQVLAKSGSVTPHTDFEAEIYVLKKEEGGRHTPFFSGYKPQFYIRTTDVTGDVTLPDKVEMVMPGDTITFKVKLVAPVALEEKTRFAIREGGKTVGAGVVTKIVA from the coding sequence ATGGCAGAATTTAATCGAAGCAAGCCGCACGTAAACGTTGGTACTATTGGCCACGTTGACCACGGCAAGACCACTTTGACAGCCGCGATTTTGAACTCCCTTCATCTCGCCGGAAACATCGTCAAGTTGAAAAAAGTTGACGAAATTGACTCAGCTCCTGAAGAAAAGGCTCGCGGAATTACTATTGCCCTTTCTCACAACGAATACGAGACAGCAAATAGACACTACGCGCACATCGACGCTCCAGGTCACGCTGACTACATCAAGAACATGATCACCGGTGCCGCTCAAATGGACGGTGCTATTCTCGTGGTTGCTGCAACTGATGGAGTTATGCCTCAGACTCGCGAACACGTGTTGCTCGCAAAGCAAGTCGGAGTGCCAAAAATTATCATTTTCCTCAATAAGGTAGACATGGTAGAAGACAAGGATCTTGTTGATTTGGTTGAAGAAGAAGTTCGAGAACTTTTGACCAAGCAAGGTTTTGATGGAAAAGGAGCTCCTGTTATTCGCGGATCAGCCTTGAAGGCTCTTGAGGCCACTGATGTTAACAACGAATGGGTCAAGAAAATTCTTGAATTGACCGCAGCTCTTGATACCTACATTCCAGTTCCAGTTCGCGATACCGACAAGCCATTCCTTATGCCAATCGAAGACATTTTCTCAATCGAAGGCCGAGGAACTGTAGTTACCGGAAGAATCGAACGAGGAATTATCAAAGTCGGTGAAGAAGTTGAAATTGTTGGTATCAAACCAACAGCTAAGACGACTGTTACCGGTATTGAAATGTTCAACAAATCTCTCTCAGAAGGTATGGCCGGAGATAACGCCGGAATTCTTCTTCGAGGAACCAAGAAAGAAGATGTGCACCGAGGGCAGGTTTTGGCCAAGTCTGGTTCAGTAACCCCTCACACCGATTTCGAAGCTGAAATTTACGTTTTGAAGAAAGAAGAAGGTGGACGACACACACCATTTTTCTCTGGATACAAGCCACAATTTTACATTCGAACTACTGACGTTACTGGAGATGTGACTCTTCCTGATAAAGTAGAAATGGTTATGCCAGGAGATACCATTACCTTCAAAGTTAAATTGGTAGCCCCAGTTGCCCTAGAAGAGAAGACACGTTTTGCCATCCGAGAAGGAGGTAAGACTGTCGGAGCCGGAGTGGTCACGAAGATTGTCGCGTAA
- a CDS encoding type II toxin-antitoxin system mRNA interferase toxin, RelE/StbE family, whose protein sequence is MFEISFSRKSRKSLKRLSKSGQFDERSVSDVIRTLATGKSLEARHQNHTLHGEYADCFECHIKNDLLLIYKIHEEKRLLSIVDIGSHSDLFEWVGRN, encoded by the coding sequence ATGTTTGAAATTTCTTTCTCGCGAAAAAGTCGAAAATCGCTAAAAAGATTAAGTAAATCTGGTCAGTTTGATGAACGCTCTGTATCTGACGTAATTCGAACTTTAGCCACGGGAAAATCATTGGAAGCAAGACATCAAAACCATACCCTTCACGGGGAGTATGCGGATTGTTTTGAGTGCCATATCAAGAATGACTTGTTACTTATTTACAAAATTCACGAAGAGAAAAGGCTTCTAAGTATTGTCGACATCGGCAGTCATTCCGATTTGTTTGAATGGGTAGGCAGGAATTAG
- the rpsQ gene encoding 30S ribosomal protein S17: protein MKQANEQQKKTGGKMLRGKVVSVKMKDTIVVAVDSFVKHPKYEKYIQITKRYKAHDVGNTKALGEVIDIVECRPLSKDKHFKVA from the coding sequence ATGAAACAAGCCAACGAACAACAGAAAAAAACAGGTGGAAAAATGCTCCGAGGCAAGGTGGTTTCAGTGAAAATGAAAGACACCATTGTTGTTGCCGTTGATAGTTTTGTAAAACACCCAAAATACGAGAAATACATTCAGATCACCAAGAGATACAAGGCTCATGATGTCGGTAATACCAAAGCGCTCGGGGAGGTTATCGACATTGTCGAATGTAGGCCCTTGTCGAAAGATAAACATTTTAAAGTAGCATAA
- the rplB gene encoding 50S ribosomal protein L2 encodes MKSYKPTSKSRRHMTTISYGDILTTSEPRKALTSGFKRHVGRNNRGRLTTRHKGGGHKRLYREIDFIFDKKEIPAVVETVEYDPNRTGFISLVCYKDGERRYVLLPKSVKVGDTFLVSENAPLKPGNRLPLKKIPVGTFVYNLELKPAGGAKVGRSAGNYAEVIAQDAGYTHIKMPSTEVRKIVETAWASVGEVSNDENRLVNIGKAGRSRWLGIRPTVRGSAQNPVDHPYGGGEGRQGRGLRFAKTRWGKHVGKGQKSRTPKKYSNVFIVSRRKVGKGKKSSL; translated from the coding sequence ATGAAATCATACAAACCCACATCAAAATCCCGCCGTCACATGACAACCATTTCGTATGGTGACATTTTGACTACCTCAGAACCAAGGAAGGCTTTGACCTCAGGTTTCAAGCGACATGTTGGACGAAATAATCGCGGACGTTTGACTACTCGACACAAAGGAGGTGGCCACAAACGATTGTACCGAGAAATTGATTTTATTTTTGATAAAAAAGAAATTCCAGCAGTTGTTGAAACTGTTGAATATGATCCAAACCGCACGGGCTTCATTAGTCTCGTTTGTTACAAAGATGGTGAACGCCGATACGTGTTACTTCCAAAATCTGTAAAAGTTGGCGACACCTTTCTCGTTTCAGAGAACGCACCGCTTAAACCTGGTAATCGATTGCCTTTGAAGAAAATTCCCGTTGGTACTTTTGTCTACAACCTAGAGCTTAAGCCAGCTGGTGGAGCTAAGGTTGGCCGTTCTGCAGGAAATTACGCCGAGGTAATTGCACAAGATGCGGGTTACACTCACATCAAAATGCCTTCAACCGAAGTTCGAAAAATTGTTGAAACCGCTTGGGCTTCTGTTGGTGAAGTTTCAAATGATGAAAACCGCTTGGTAAATATTGGCAAGGCAGGACGTTCACGATGGCTCGGCATTCGACCAACCGTTCGAGGTTCAGCTCAAAACCCAGTTGACCACCCATACGGAGGAGGTGAAGGTAGACAGGGCCGAGGATTGCGATTTGCGAAGACTCGTTGGGGTAAGCACGTCGGCAAGGGTCAGAAATCACGAACTCCAAAGAAATATTCAAACGTCTTTATTGTCTCTCGAAGAAAAGTAGGAAAAGGAAAGAAGAGTAGTTTGTAG
- the rplX gene encoding 50S ribosomal protein L24, whose translation MKIKQKDNVIIIAGKDKGKTGKITRVFPKKDMVLIAGFNLKKKHQRARKSGEKGQIIDRPMPIHVSNVMIVDPDTARPVKTGRKLVGERFVRINRKSGKEI comes from the coding sequence ATGAAAATTAAACAAAAAGACAACGTAATCATAATTGCTGGCAAAGATAAGGGTAAAACCGGCAAGATTACCCGTGTGTTTCCAAAGAAAGACATGGTTTTGATTGCAGGATTTAATCTCAAGAAAAAACACCAGCGCGCTCGAAAATCTGGTGAGAAAGGACAGATTATTGACCGACCAATGCCGATTCATGTTTCCAACGTCATGATTGTTGATCCAGATACCGCAAGGCCTGTTAAGACTGGCCGCAAGCTTGTCGGTGAACGATTTGTCAGAATTAACAGAAAGAGTGGGAAGGAGATTTAG
- a CDS encoding 50S ribosomal protein L23, with translation MATLNSKKNIVTAKPKAAKKSVAKTSTKSLAVVSAAPTMISTGVIVKPRVTEKASQLSGNGDRMVYVFEVTASANKQNIKAAIQALYKVVPEKVAVLRVPSKKSFVRGRVSKGKTGRKAYVYLKKGEKIEII, from the coding sequence ATGGCCACCCTTAATTCAAAAAAGAATATCGTCACTGCAAAGCCTAAAGCTGCTAAAAAATCGGTTGCCAAAACTTCAACAAAAAGTTTGGCCGTGGTTTCTGCTGCGCCTACGATGATCTCAACGGGCGTGATTGTGAAGCCTCGAGTTACCGAGAAGGCTAGTCAACTTTCTGGAAACGGCGATCGAATGGTTTACGTTTTTGAAGTAACTGCTTCAGCTAACAAGCAAAATATTAAAGCGGCAATTCAGGCATTGTACAAAGTAGTTCCAGAAAAAGTGGCTGTTCTCCGAGTTCCTTCCAAAAAATCTTTTGTACGAGGAAGAGTTTCGAAAGGTAAGACGGGCCGCAAAGCCTATGTCTATTTGAAAAAAGGCGAAAAGATCGAAATTATATAA
- the rpmC gene encoding 50S ribosomal protein L29 has protein sequence MKEFKGKPADELEKILAEKREALRVFRFEAASGKNKNVKAGRELRTSIAQILTEMRSQKVN, from the coding sequence ATGAAAGAATTTAAAGGAAAACCGGCTGATGAGTTGGAAAAAATTTTGGCAGAGAAACGTGAGGCGCTTCGAGTTTTTCGTTTTGAGGCTGCAAGTGGCAAAAATAAGAATGTGAAAGCGGGAAGAGAATTGCGAACCAGTATTGCCCAGATTTTAACCGAGATGCGTTCTCAGAAAGTTAATTAA
- the rplE gene encoding 50S ribosomal protein L5, whose protein sequence is MKTTREKEKEIFGSLKQEFGYTNIMQVPRLVKIMLSSGIGSFKDKKKIEIVKDRLAKISGQKLSVKGAKKSIASFKVRQNDPVGTQTTLRGARMYDFLDKLLNIALPRTKDFRGLTKSSIDEMGNISIGLKEHTIFPETTDEELKDVFGIGVTVVTTAKNKKEAAVFFEKLGFPFKKDEKAK, encoded by the coding sequence ATGAAAACAACACGAGAAAAAGAAAAAGAAATATTCGGATCTCTCAAACAAGAGTTTGGTTATACAAACATCATGCAAGTTCCTCGACTCGTGAAAATCATGCTCTCCTCAGGCATCGGTTCTTTTAAAGATAAGAAAAAAATTGAAATTGTGAAGGATCGTTTGGCAAAAATTTCCGGCCAGAAACTTTCAGTCAAGGGTGCCAAAAAATCTATAGCATCTTTTAAAGTTCGCCAAAATGATCCTGTCGGAACTCAGACCACCCTTCGCGGCGCTCGCATGTACGATTTCTTGGACAAGCTTCTCAACATCGCTCTTCCTCGAACCAAAGACTTTCGTGGGCTCACCAAATCTTCAATCGATGAAATGGGAAACATCAGTATTGGTCTGAAAGAACACACTATTTTTCCTGAAACTACTGACGAAGAATTGAAAGATGTGTTCGGTATTGGCGTCACTGTCGTTACCACTGCTAAAAATAAGAAGGAGGCAGCGGTATTCTTTGAGAAGCTAGGCTTTCCATTTAAGAAAGACGAAAAGGCAAAATAA
- the rpsH gene encoding 30S ribosomal protein S8, producing MVSTDSIGDMIVRIRNASATNKSQVVFPLSKNILAVAQALERVGYLDLISKKGKKTHRQIEANLVYVGGKPKFKGARRISNVSKRVYKKIKNVSPIKSGYGSLIMSTPKGILTDKEARKENVGGEALFQIW from the coding sequence ATGGTATCAACCGATTCAATAGGAGACATGATTGTTAGAATTAGAAACGCTTCGGCTACAAACAAAAGCCAAGTGGTTTTCCCGTTGTCTAAAAATATTTTGGCTGTTGCTCAGGCTCTTGAACGTGTTGGGTATTTGGATCTCATTTCAAAAAAGGGTAAAAAGACTCACCGACAGATTGAAGCCAACTTAGTCTACGTCGGCGGCAAACCTAAATTTAAAGGCGCTCGCCGAATTTCTAATGTTTCAAAGCGCGTCTACAAAAAAATTAAAAATGTTTCTCCAATTAAAAGTGGTTACGGCAGTCTTATCATGTCGACCCCTAAAGGTATTTTGACAGACAAGGAGGCGAGAAAAGAAAATGTCGGAGGAGAAGCGTTGTTTCAAATATGGTAG
- the rplR gene encoding 50S ribosomal protein L18 — protein MDKNKIKIEKRTRRHKKIRSRVSGTAAVPRLSVFRSNSYVYAQLIDDENQKTLASVSSMVAEKGKSTLNKTAASLEAGKTLAKEALAKKIKKVVFDRGGFIYTGRIKALADGAREGGLDF, from the coding sequence ATGGACAAAAATAAAATTAAAATTGAAAAGAGAACTCGCCGACACAAAAAGATTCGTTCTAGAGTTTCTGGAACGGCGGCTGTTCCTCGACTCTCAGTGTTCCGATCAAATTCATACGTCTACGCTCAGCTTATCGATGACGAAAATCAGAAAACTTTGGCTTCAGTTTCATCAATGGTTGCTGAAAAAGGCAAATCTACTTTAAATAAAACAGCGGCGTCACTCGAAGCGGGAAAAACTTTGGCGAAAGAGGCTTTGGCTAAAAAAATTAAGAAAGTTGTTTTTGACCGAGGTGGTTTCATTTACACCGGAAGAATAAAGGCCTTGGCTGACGGCGCAAGGGAAGGAGGTTTAGATTTTTAA
- the rplD gene encoding 50S ribosomal protein L4, which yields METTIYNQNGKENGSMKLPESIFGLPWNADLVHQVYVSMQANLRNPVAHVKDRGEVRGGGKKPWRQKGTGRARHGSSRSPIWVGGGVTHGPTKDKIFARKINKVMKAKALKVLLSKKFKENEVLFVDSLSLKASKTKEAKAVLANLAGIKGFEYLTKKTKNALFLALPKKDIALERGFSNFNNMSFGEIRNLNVLDLMNAKHLVIVDPKESLTFLTSKN from the coding sequence ATGGAAACAACAATTTACAATCAAAACGGAAAAGAAAATGGCTCAATGAAATTGCCTGAGAGCATTTTCGGTTTGCCTTGGAATGCTGACCTCGTGCACCAAGTGTATGTTTCAATGCAAGCCAATCTCCGCAATCCAGTTGCACACGTCAAAGATCGTGGGGAAGTACGCGGAGGAGGAAAGAAACCTTGGAGACAAAAAGGTACTGGACGCGCCCGACACGGATCAAGCCGATCACCAATCTGGGTTGGTGGAGGTGTTACTCATGGACCAACGAAGGATAAGATTTTTGCCCGAAAGATAAATAAAGTCATGAAGGCCAAGGCGCTCAAAGTTTTGCTTTCCAAGAAATTTAAGGAAAATGAAGTATTATTTGTTGATAGTCTTTCTTTGAAAGCTTCAAAAACCAAGGAGGCGAAAGCAGTTTTGGCAAACCTCGCAGGCATCAAGGGTTTTGAATACTTGACCAAGAAAACCAAAAACGCCCTTTTCTTGGCGCTTCCTAAAAAAGATATTGCACTTGAAAGAGGTTTTTCAAATTTTAACAACATGTCCTTTGGTGAAATTCGAAACTTGAATGTTTTGGATTTGATGAATGCTAAACATTTGGTGATTGTCGATCCAAAAGAATCTTTGACCTTTCTAACATCTAAGAACTAA
- the rplV gene encoding 50S ribosomal protein L22, which produces MITAQLNTYRQSPRKVRLVSDLVKGKGVVEALLLLSVTTKEAAGPLHKLITSAVKNAKNSFNIEEKNLFVKEFRVDAGAVLKRSMPRARGSAFPILKRTSHIKLVLGEREGGEKLKTKSVKHTEDSKKEKHNH; this is translated from the coding sequence ATGATTACCGCGCAACTCAACACATACAGACAATCCCCTCGAAAAGTTCGATTGGTTTCTGATTTGGTAAAAGGCAAAGGTGTTGTTGAAGCACTTCTACTCTTGTCTGTCACGACAAAAGAGGCGGCTGGCCCACTCCACAAGTTGATTACCAGCGCGGTGAAGAACGCTAAGAACTCTTTTAATATCGAAGAAAAAAATTTGTTTGTAAAAGAATTTCGTGTTGATGCCGGAGCGGTTTTGAAACGAAGTATGCCAAGAGCTCGCGGAAGCGCGTTTCCAATTTTGAAACGAACGAGCCATATTAAGCTTGTTCTTGGGGAACGAGAAGGAGGCGAAAAATTGAAAACGAAAAGTGTAAAACACACAGAGGATTCAAAGAAAGAGAAGCACAATCATTAA
- a CDS encoding type Z 30S ribosomal protein S14 produces the protein MAKTSVIARSQKKPKFSTRIVRRCFRCGRKHGYMRDFGLCRICFREYANEGMIPGIKKSSW, from the coding sequence ATGGCAAAAACATCAGTAATCGCAAGGTCACAAAAGAAACCTAAATTCAGTACTCGTATTGTCCGACGCTGCTTTCGCTGTGGAAGAAAGCACGGGTACATGAGAGATTTTGGTTTGTGCCGCATTTGTTTTAGAGAATATGCCAATGAAGGTATGATTCCGGGCATTAAGAAGTCATCGTGGTAA
- the rpsC gene encoding 30S ribosomal protein S3, whose amino-acid sequence MSHTVHPYSHRLGIIRDWKSRWFSLDSKYKEFLRCDITVREFLEKRLRGMYVSGVDLERSQKTFRVVIKTSRPGMIIGKSGEGSVKLRNEILKVLHRAKVLTTQELKLDIEEVRSPESNSAIVAQMVAEGLEKRMPFRRVMKQTIEKVMANRDVKGVKIYLGGRLGGADMARSEELKKGQIPLQTFRADIDFAREKAHMTYGDIGIKVWIYKGEVFDKEKK is encoded by the coding sequence ATGTCCCACACCGTTCACCCATACTCACATAGACTTGGAATCATCCGCGACTGGAAAAGCCGCTGGTTTTCTCTTGATAGTAAGTACAAAGAATTTCTCCGTTGCGACATTACGGTTCGAGAATTTTTGGAAAAACGATTGCGTGGTATGTATGTCAGTGGCGTAGATCTTGAACGAAGTCAAAAAACTTTTCGAGTTGTTATTAAAACCTCACGCCCAGGTATGATCATCGGCAAGAGTGGGGAAGGCTCGGTCAAACTGAGAAATGAAATTCTTAAAGTGTTGCATCGCGCCAAAGTTTTGACGACCCAAGAATTGAAGCTTGATATTGAAGAAGTTCGCTCTCCAGAATCCAATTCCGCTATTGTCGCTCAGATGGTTGCCGAAGGCTTGGAAAAGCGTATGCCATTCCGCCGCGTGATGAAGCAAACCATTGAAAAAGTGATGGCCAACCGCGACGTCAAAGGAGTCAAAATTTATCTCGGAGGCCGTTTGGGAGGAGCTGATATGGCGCGTTCAGAAGAATTGAAAAAAGGTCAGATTCCACTCCAGACTTTCCGCGCCGACATTGATTTCGCTCGTGAGAAAGCCCACATGACATACGGAGACATCGGAATTAAAGTTTGGATTTACAAAGGGGAAGTTTTTGATAAGGAGAAGAAATAG
- the rplP gene encoding 50S ribosomal protein L16: MLLPKKVKYRKWHTSRRNDKRPWVETRGTELSFGSFGLKAMSSFRVESKQLEAARKVLARSAGKAGKIWIRIFPDRPFTQKAAEVGMGKGKGDPQGYCVQVKPGRMIFELDGVESVGAKEALRKAGTKLPLKTKIISREA; this comes from the coding sequence ATGTTGTTACCAAAAAAAGTTAAATACAGAAAGTGGCATACCAGCCGACGCAACGATAAGCGTCCGTGGGTTGAAACTCGTGGCACCGAACTCTCTTTCGGTTCTTTCGGTTTGAAAGCCATGTCTTCATTCCGTGTTGAATCAAAACAACTTGAGGCCGCTCGAAAAGTTTTGGCTCGTTCTGCGGGCAAAGCCGGCAAGATTTGGATCCGCATTTTCCCTGACCGACCGTTTACACAAAAGGCTGCTGAAGTAGGAATGGGTAAGGGGAAAGGAGATCCCCAAGGTTACTGTGTACAAGTTAAACCAGGAAGAATGATTTTTGAACTTGATGGAGTAGAAAGTGTTGGCGCAAAAGAGGCGCTCCGCAAGGCTGGTACCAAATTGCCACTCAAAACCAAAATTATCAGTCGAGAAGCATAA
- the rplC gene encoding 50S ribosomal protein L3 — MPTDVIQAQEPTALSCVHKMKFILGAKLHMAQVWDENGQVHPVTVVAVGSNVVTAVKTKEKDGYVALQVGIGEKNPKNINKAEKGHLKELGNFSTLKEFRLDTVGEAKVGDKIEATIFKAGDAVVISAISKGKGFQGGVKRHGFHGGRRTHGQKHSEREPGGIGGGGRAGGRVAKGIRMAGRMGSDRVTIKGLKIVQVDPANSFILVGGPIPGHRGTIVEIRES, encoded by the coding sequence ATGCCTACGGATGTTATTCAGGCACAGGAACCAACAGCCTTGAGCTGTGTTCATAAAATGAAATTTATACTCGGAGCAAAATTACATATGGCCCAGGTTTGGGACGAGAATGGTCAGGTACATCCTGTTACCGTTGTTGCCGTTGGTTCAAACGTGGTGACCGCAGTTAAGACCAAGGAGAAGGATGGCTATGTCGCGTTGCAGGTTGGTATTGGCGAGAAAAATCCAAAAAATATCAACAAGGCAGAAAAAGGTCATCTTAAGGAACTTGGAAATTTTTCAACCCTCAAAGAATTTCGACTTGATACGGTAGGAGAAGCAAAGGTTGGAGATAAAATTGAAGCTACGATTTTTAAAGCCGGAGACGCCGTAGTCATTTCAGCAATTTCAAAAGGAAAAGGTTTCCAAGGAGGTGTTAAGCGACACGGTTTCCACGGAGGCCGCCGAACTCACGGTCAAAAACACTCTGAACGAGAACCAGGAGGCATCGGAGGTGGAGGACGAGCCGGAGGCCGCGTGGCGAAAGGAATTCGTATGGCCGGGCGCATGGGTAGCGATCGAGTTACCATCAAGGGTTTGAAGATTGTTCAGGTTGATCCAGCCAATAGTTTTATTTTAGTTGGCGGACCAATTCCGGGACATCGAGGGACGATCGTAGAGATACGAGAAAGTTAA